The Nitrospirae bacterium YQR-1 genome segment TTTTTTCCTTAAGATTATTTATATCATCAGGAAGATTATGATTTTAACCCCAAATCGTGCTCTCTACAGTATTGCGCCTGGGTTACTCCGCTGTTACTCCATGCATTAACATGTTCACTCCAAAATTGCTGTGCTCCCTCTTTCGATTGTCTTTTTGTCTTGTTTGCCATACTGTGACACCTCTTTTTTCACACAAGTATGACACCTCTACTTATTTTTTTGAGTCAGGTAGGTCAGGGTTCTTGCGAGCCCTTTCCCCCTTAAGAACCGAACGTGCGAGTTTCCCCGCATTCGGCTCAAGCCTATTAAATGCCTTGTGAGAGACACGGCATCACCCAATAGATGAGGTAAATAAAAGGCTGCTGGTATCATATGGATTATAGTTGTGACAGACTTTGATATGTCGCCGAATAATGGTAGTGGAAGCTATTGTCAACGCAGAGGTTTTGGTGCCAAATATCCACGACATATTCCCCCTGTTTTTGAAATACTTTTTACGAATCCAATTGGACGGTTTACCATGGTGTTTACGTTTTGCCCAGTGCCACAGTGCCTTCCAAATATGGTGGTCAACAAAATTGAAGGTACTCTTGGCGGAGATATGTCTGTGGTAATTTGCCCAACCTCTGATTATGGGATTTAGCCTGATAATCAGATTCTCTGCGGTAGCCCTACGGTACTTGACTATGGTATCTCTAACTTTTGCAAGGAAAGTCTTCACATTTTTCACAGACGGTTTGATAATCAGTTTGCCGTTGTATTTACGAACATTCTGGCCGAGAAAGTCAAAGCCGTCCTTAATGTTTGTAATCCTTGTCTTTTCCTGTGAAAGTTCCAACCCCCGTTCGCTTAGGAAACTCGTGATTAACGGTTTTACGTCAGTTTCTAACGTTTCCATGCTGGATGCCGTTACAATGAAATCGTCGGATACCTCACGAAGTTTAATTTGTGTGGGTTGATGGCAATGTAACCTTTCCATATTCGTGTATCTTTGTTTCCATACCGTCGAGCGTCAGATTTGCCAGTATGGGGCTGATTATCCCGCCTTGTGGTGTTCCATTATCGGTTGCATACAGCGTATTGCCTTTCATGTATCCGCATTTCAGCCATTTGTTAAGGATTGTTTTGCTCATGGGAATGTGTTGTTTTAACCAATTGTGGTTAATATTGTCAAAGCATCCCTTAATGTCTCCTTCGAGTATCCATTGAGCCGAATTAGATTTCGATAGTACAGTGTGGCACTGTTGTATCGCATCCGCTACAGACCTTTTGGGTCTAAATCCGTATGAATTTCTGTCGGCTTTGCATTCGGCGATAGGGTCTAATGCCATGAGATACAGTGCCTGCATTGCCCTGTCTTTCATCGTCGGAATACCAAGAGGTCTTTTCTTCCCATTAGGTTTTGGGATTTCAATCCTTTTCAGTGGCTGAGCTTTATACCTTTTGCGGTTTAGAGACTTTACAGCCTGCATTTTTCTTGTTGACGTGATCCATATCTCTCCATCTACACCTGCTGTCCTTTTACCTCGATTCTCGGTAACTCGTTTAACCGTTAATGCTTTGGCGCTAAACGAATTGGTTAGTTTCCACTGTAACCGTCTTACCATACGGTGGTCTCCTTCTCGTGTTGCCTTGACAATACGTGCCTGTAACCATCTAACATTTGAGATAATCCTTTTCCAGTTTAATGTGTCCCATGGCGTTATCCCTACAGGAGATGCTTTTCGGGATGGTTTCCCATCTTTCGTCATTGTTAACTCTCTCCTCTTTGAAGTTTGGTTGTTACAAGTTTCTCGTCATAATAGACCCTGCGCAAGTCTGCACCCTTTTGGGTCGGGGCATATGCCCTTATCCTCTTCGTTACAAAGAAGCATTCGCTTTGTGCGCTTTCCTCTACCCGCTTAACCTTCAGAATCCCTTACGGTTTTCCTTGCTGTTGCACAGCGATTAGTCGGGCTTACCAAGTTCCGCTAAAATCACCTAATAACGGGTTAGCTGCTACTTTTCCACCGATGGGTTCGTTGTCCGTGTACCGCAACCATCCAAGCGGTAACCACCCATGCACCTTTTTTTGGTTCAAGCCTCTCAGCATCTTTTAG includes the following:
- a CDS encoding reverse transcriptase domain-containing protein — protein: MTKDGKPSRKASPVGITPWDTLNWKRIISNVRWLQARIVKATREGDHRMVRRLQWKLTNSFSAKALTVKRVTENRGKRTAGVDGEIWITSTRKMQAVKSLNRKRYKAQPLKRIEIPKPNGKKRPLGIPTMKDRAMQALYLMALDPIAECKADRNSYGFRPKRSVADAIQQCHTVLSKSNSAQWILEGDIKGCFDNINHNWLKQHIPMSKTILNKWLKCGYMKGNTLYATDNGTPQGGIISPILANLTLDGMETKIHEYGKVTLPSTHTN